The Arabidopsis thaliana chromosome 5, partial sequence genomic interval AAGATATAACGCAGAAAGCATTCGAGATCCAAGAGacgtataagaaaacacaGCAGGTTTTGACAGTTCTTATACCTGTTATCTATATACTATCTGGATAGCAGTCACAGATCAgtcctttctttttgtttagttgatTGATGAGCACAAAGACGTGTTGACTGGAGCAAAGTCCGATTATGAGAACCTGAAAAAGTCTGTGGATGAGTTGAAGGCATCTAGGGTAACAAACAactaaatctttttctttcggtCTATATTTCATTGCGTTGTTTTCATCATCTAAACTTTAGTCGAATACAGGTAGATGCAGAATTCAAAGTCCaagatatgaaaaagaaatacaatgAATTAGAAATGAGAGAGAAGGGttacaagaagaaactcaATGACTTGCAGATTGCATTCACAAAGCATATGGAACAGTAAGTGCGGTAAACCCTTCATTATATGATTACCTCGTTTACATCTAAAATTCGTCATTCTCCATTGCAGAATTCAGAAAGATCTTGTTGATCCGGATAAGCTTCAAGCAACATTGATGGATAATAATTTGAATGAAGCTTGTGATCTGAAAAGGGCTCTTGAAATGGTTGCCTTACTGGAGGCTCAGCTGAAAGAGTTGAATCCAAATCTTGACTCAATCGCCGAGTaagaattttgttgttgtttctttcttgcttCGATTGACTCATGTTTCTCTAGCTTTCTTAATTGTCTGTTGTAATTACTTAAAGGTACCGGAGCAAAGTGGAACTTTACAACGGACGGGTAGACGAACTTAACTCTGTGACCCAAGAACGTGATGACACAAGGAAGCAGTATGatgaattgagaaaaagaaggtaTTCCACACCTCtagttttctttgtatatatatttgtttcccTTCTGCTCTTGTTTCATGAAGCCAATCTACACTTCGATGACTACGAATTCATTTCAGGTTGGATGAGTTTATGGCAGGGTTTAACACTATATCCTTAAAGCTCAAAGAAATGTATCAGGTTAGTTTACCTTTTGAACATTGTTTACAACTCCAAAAGCTTTTGGCTAATAACAATAGGGTGTATAATGAAGATATCCAGAACTGAGAAGAAAACTTAAGAATGCTGAGTTTTTCAAATCTTACAACTAGAAGATACTTCTTTGCTTGGCCTATCTTATAGATTTTATCTTTGTCTCTGATGAATTATACAAACATGATTCTGCAGATGATCACTCTGGGAGGTGATGCAGAGCTGGAGCTGGTAGACTCGCTGGACCCTTTCTCAGAAGGTGTGGTATTCAGTGTAAGACCTCCCAAGAAGAGCTGGAAGAACATTGCAAACTTGTCGGGTGGTGAAAAGGTCATTTCAACAAACATCTCTTAACACACTTTTATATCGCCAGTTTCTCATAAAAACGTGTCTATCTCTTTTACTTGCAGACACTCAGCTCACTCGCACTAGTCTTTGCACTCCATCACTACAAGCCTACTCCACTTTACGTCATGGACGAAATCGACGCTGCTCTCGGTAACTCTTCCATCCCCTTCATATTGTCAATTTTCATCTCCCAAAACGTTTGATCCCTGACTCTTTCTTACATCAGACTTCAAAAACGTATCAATCGTTGGACATTACGTGAAAGACCGGACTAAAGATGCTCAGTTCATTATCATCAGGTCAGTTCAATCTTCTAGTTCAACCAGTTCTTGATTCTTGAGgtctaattaataatatatataaataatgtgGTGACATGGTGTGCAGTTTGAGGAACAACATGTTTGAGCTAGCAGATAGATTGGTGGGAATCTACAAAACAGATAACTGTACGAAGAGCATTACGATCAATCCTGGAAGTTTTGCAGTTTGTCAGAAAACTCCTGCTTAGTCTACCAAATGGCATCTCTACATTAACCACTTACTATTGTGttgtatttgtaattttgggttttgcttttttttatGCTGGGATTAACACTAACTATGCCGAGAGAATTAATCTACTTTTGTCTCTTGTAAGTATTGGTTATGCTAGTCTACTTTTTGACTACTGGTCAAAGTCAACTAtttgcatctttttttcttcttttcaaagcAATTTGACTTTATAACTTGATTGGAATTTGGACATGACTTGATATACATCGGATTGTTTGTTGGtcagaaatttaaaaaattggaagccaaaaaattatgtaaactAAATAAGTATGAAATCCAATAACTAGTATGTATTTTCGTAAGCCGTCTCATATCTTTCTTTAATACATTCTTTAGCTTTGGTTTTCAAATCTCCATGACATTTGTGTTCGGGTGTACTTCCCTTCGGTTAGTTTCCGGTGACTCGCTTTATAATTCTTCATGGTGTTTTTCatgatttgaatataattcTTCTAAACAGAAGCAGAGTTTGCAAGACTGACGTAAagcatatatttttatagcAATAACGTATATAATATAGTTTGCTTATAGAATTTCACATGTTCATCAGTCGAATCTCAATAGAAAACCAACGTATAGTTTCTGGCCCATGTTATGTCGTTAAATTCATGTTGTGATCATGATTCATGCACTCTACAAttcaaaccaagaaaagaaactgTTCTTCGAAATTACCTTTGTTAATAATTGACTGATGAATTCAGCGTGATAGATCGTCGAGACGTTGTTTACCCATCTATGATAAGATCCAGCATTCTCgatctttttttgtattctaaacaaaacttaattaaataatttccTCACTTTCACCTGAAATAATCAATTCACTAGTGAATATAgtaattatgttttagttaatactttaaaagaaaaactttaaattaaaagtttatagtttcttaagaaaatacGTTTGATAAAACATTAACTACTATGTAACTTAAGTAAAGGACTTATAAATGTATGACTATCATGCTTTTAAAACATCAcaaccaaaactcaaaacgaTTAGCAAAcaaattacttattttatttttgttaaaatcttgaaatttCTATAGAAAATGAAGacgattttcttctttataacttttatagTTCTTGTTTCATCATGTAAGTTTACTCTCGTTATATACAATAGTTTTTAGTCTATAAtagtataataatttaatagttttattttcttttgaattatttatagGTACATCAAATATTATGACAAAATCTATTTCACAAGTAAAATCTCAGTTTTTCAGCCCTGCATTGAGCCCTAATGTTGATCCAGCGGACGAACATATTGGACACTCTCCCGATGATATGAAAATTATCTTTTGCCAACAATGTGCATTTCATTGtattgagaaaaagaagaatatagGTAATTGTGAAAATTCTATTTGTCGTTGTACATTGGAAGACATTTTGTAAAACAttccctttttaaaataaattatttataaaattaaattcttgtaatatacaaaatttatttgctgattctatgttttcattttgcaaCTTATTTTAATCCAATTGTTATGTATACGTACATTTGCATGAAATGTTTATGTTAGGTTATAgaatctaaataaataaattcgcTAAACTAAAACTTATAATGATATACAATATCTAAAAATAGACATAatagagaaagtgagagagtATAAAGGCAAAACCAGTTAGGGTTATTTTCGAAATCTAAAGTTCTTCCTTGGTTTCCATGTAATAAAACCAAGATGCTAAAATATGCTATTGAAAAATGGATTTATAATAGGAATCGTTGTAAAGTTTTTGGTCCAAATCACTAGAACTTCCGGTTTTAAGGATGTCTCTGACggtaatttttcttaaaaaatctctttaattatttgatgaaaatttgaattttcatgGAACATCAAAAGGTGATATTTTTTGTTCggagaaaaaacgaaaaaaagaagaaaaataagcGACCCAAAGGTTTGTAATTTTAAGTATTTGGTACAGATTCGGACTATTCGTATACGATCTCTAAATATTTGGATAGAgaacatgtttattttatatgtcaacgaaaaacaagagattattagtttctaaaatatgatttagTTCAGTTTTTAGGGAGGAGGCTAGGGCGGGTTTGTGCACTATGAATTGGAAGTGAAAATGATATCTCTGTTGTTAAGCGAATTCTACACACAGATAAATTtgtaacaaaagcaaaagacgAATCAAACAGAGTCATTATCGGGCCAAGcctaatttaagaaaatagtcCCAAAAAGCCCATTTACTCTAAGAGAATGTCGAGAAATAAGTATACGAATGACACGtgtccttcttctttctcgtcGTCTATAAATACCAATTTACCATTCTCTCGCcaaagtttctcttttcttcgcTGGGgtttagagagagaaactaaatagagagagagagtttcttcttcccacATCAAGAGCCAACCCATCAAAACTTAACCcgtaaaatttcatttttttcgaaaataaaaCCTTCACAGAAGaacatttacatatatatacacaaagaGAAAGGTATATATATCCACATACATATGCCAACACATATAGATTAGAAGAGAGATgggcgagagagagagaaagagattggtATTTCTCACTGTGAGATCTTTGAAATCGCAAGTTTTTGATTTCACGTTAAACCAAAGCTGATTTTATATCAACATCGTTTGATTTCATTactaaaagttttgatttttgagtgAATTTTGTtccaaagttttgaaattggaTCCGCCCAGATACTATAAAGCTTGATTCTTTTGGGTTCTCTGATACTTTCTGTTTGGTTTACTTCAAACCCACATGGAGAGAATTTGTGCATAGCTTCCACTTTACGTTCCTTTTGAGAAGTTAGATGATTTCActtaacattttgttttcaatttggttttctagggttttgattgGATCGTCTTTGGAATCGACCCTAATTGTGGTTTTGTATACTAGTAAAAGCTCAAACGTTTGGAGTGTGAGGATTGATTGATGCGCGAGTCAGTATTTATCCCCAATTTCCCAATTGGGTTTCTGCCACTGAGTTGATTGATTAAGCTAATAAGGTGCTTTTGAGATGCTCATAACTTTGAACCTTGTTAATGTGAGTTGTGGAAAGTGGTTCTGATCTCGATTTCTGGTGATTTGGTTTGGCAGGCTTATATAAATCTCCAATCTTGGGGTATCACTCTTTATTCAACCAAAGTTGACCCTTATCAGAGGGTTCAGAATTGTGGACTTGGAATTTGATTTCTTGGAGGTGATTATTGCGGGTCGGAAAGTATATTATTGCGGGTCGGAAAGTAAATTTTGAGCTGGAATGGTAAACTGGATCATAGATACTGATCTGGTCAAGTGTTGGGATAAAGGAGCCAAAAAGTAGGGAGTGTGTGTGGTTAAAGTATACCACTTTACAGTTCCCACGGACAAGTGCCATGTCTCGCTGCTTCCCATTTCCTCCACCAGGatatgagaagaagattagaaCTGACGAAGCAGACCCTCTTGTAAAGGTTCATATGTCAACTGACTCAACTCTTACAATTTTCTCTACTATGAATCATGGTCATTCTGCTGTTTTTAGAACTTGAACGAATTTAGGTGAAAATACTTGATAAACCCTTTTGATTAATGGGTTCACGGAATTCTTTGTATTCTGGAATATTTTTCGCTGTTTTCTAGGACATATAGACATACTTGATAAACCCTTTTGATTAGTGGAATTTGAGACTGAAGACTTAGTTTCTTGCTATTATGGAAACGTCATTGCTAGGTGGTCAAACCTTGAGTATTCTCACCTATTATCGATAGTAACGAGCTGACTATCTCTAACAAGAGCATTACTGATGCTGATGGATTGGTACTGATGTGTAGAGAAATCATCAGAGATGTATCTTTTATCATCTATAGAAttgtatctttcttttcttgattctgcAAGAATGTTCCTTTGTCTCCTAATATATATAGCACACATATAGGGCTGATGGATACTTTATCGACTTTAAATGATGAGGTGCAAGCTTTCAAGTAAAGGGCCGTTCATGTAGTTTGTTTCAGAATCTTAGATATTAGAATTATCTCATTCATTATTTTCACTAGGATTTACTTATTTGGCCTGAAGACCATAGTAAGTAGTGTCTCTTTAGAGTCACAACCCATTTAGGATTAGACTATTTGAGGACCGGGAGATAGTGAGGGTGATATTCTTTGCATTGATGTAGGTGATTTCATAGCCATATTAAGACACTGCAGTAAAAGATATTCAGAGAGAGTAGCAAGGAGCTTAGGAATTAGTTATGGAACTTGAACTTACTGGTAGTAGCTTATGGCAGGCCGGTTAGACTAGTTACCTACTAGAGGATAACACTTCCTTGAATTGGAGAAAACCCGCAAACAATGCATATCCATTTTTTTCACTGTTTTTGCCCAGCAACCTTATATAAGCTCATATTGGTTTTCAAAGTCCTATCTACCAAGCATGGTCAATCTTGTCTGTTAATAATTGAGGGATTTAGAGACTTTCGTTCTTGCTTCAAGTGTAATTGACTTGTGGACAATGAAATTTTTGTGCTGAACTGCTTTTGTAtgctatcttgatgcttctgCCATGTATAGATTAGTCTGTTTTAGGTTGAACTATATGCAGTTGCcttttatatgtatatgattttcttCATGGGATTTGAATTTCAGGACAAGTACAAGGAAAAGAAGCATAAGAAggataaagaaaagagagagggtaaagagaaaaagagtaaagatAGAAGCAAAGACAAACAGAAggaaagaaaggagaaaaaagacaaacataaAGATCAGAAAGACAAGGAGAAAGGTAAAGAAAAAGGCAAACctttggaggagaagaaagctGAGCTGCTGACAAATGCCGGGCACAGAGAGAATCGTGTAACAGATACGGTGCAGAATAATAGTAATGGAGAGTCAAAGTATGTACAGGACCTGGCAAGAAGGATCAGATATGACGAAGAAGCAACAGGAAGTCAGAGTGCACAAAGGATTGATCAtcctaaccaaaaaaatgtagGAATAACAGAAAAAGCATTTGAGAACAGCCCAATTGAAGAAACAAGCCATAGGGTAGATGACAATAAGAGAATCAATAACCAGAAGAACTTTACAGCGGCAAAAAGTTCTGAAAATGCAGTTTCTCGAGTATCATTTGGTGCAGATCATAAAAGAGCTGAGGTGATGGGTAAACCAATGGAGAACAGAGACCAG includes:
- a CDS encoding Putative membrane lipoprotein (Putative membrane lipoprotein; LOCATED IN: endomembrane system; BEST Arabidopsis thaliana protein match is: Defensin-like (DEFL) family protein (TAIR:AT5G48595.1); Has 42 Blast hits to 42 proteins in 2 species: Archae - 0; Bacteria - 0; Metazoa - 0; Fungi - 0; Plants - 42; Viruses - 0; Other Eukaryotes - 0 (source: NCBI BLink).), whose protein sequence is MKTIFFFITFIVLVSSCTSNIMTKSISQVKSQFFSPALSPNVDPADEHIGHSPDDMKIIFCQQCAFHCIEKKKNIGNCENSICRCTLEDIL
- a CDS encoding myb-like protein X (unknown protein; Has 43043 Blast hits to 23768 proteins in 1327 species: Archae - 108; Bacteria - 3952; Metazoa - 17076; Fungi - 3614; Plants - 1643; Viruses - 204; Other Eukaryotes - 16446 (source: NCBI BLink).), which produces MSRCFPFPPPGYEKKIRTDEADPLVKDKYKEKKHKKDKEKREGKEKKSKDRSKDKQKERKEKKDKHKDQKDKEKGKEKGKPLEEKKAELLTNAGHRENRVTDTVQNNSNGESKYVQDLARRIRYDEEATGSQSAQRIDHPNQKNVGITEKAFENSPIEETSHRVDDNKRINNQKNFTAAKSSENAVSRVSFGADHKRAEVMGKPMENRDQVRQTESAEKSHRKENVTKSEKPRDQEGVKKTEAKDKDRNKEKKEEKTESINKTRQEKPKLIRGPKLEEREKDSPDLRNCKLPDVSRTSIKNLHTEGNLGKRKDHMTNGFLYGELFSDPILCLVNEECSCHINHRMIYGLVLRSI